Part of the Xenopus laevis strain J_2021 chromosome 2S, Xenopus_laevis_v10.1, whole genome shotgun sequence genome is shown below.
gatgggggaagtatgatcgttcgaggatttgaacaatcggatctttacatctatggccagctttaaatgaCTGACTTTAAggaattaagtgtaaaaataaaaactggataaataggctgtgcaaaataaaaaaaaattctaatagttaggcaaaaatgtaatgtataaaggctggagtgcctggatgtgtaacataatagccagaacactacttcctgcttttcagctctcttggtttacactgactggttaccaggcagtaaccaatcagagacttgagggggcacatgggtcatatctgttgcttttgaatctgagctgaatgctgaggatcaattacaaactcactgaacagatatgtaccatgtggctccccttcaagtcgctgactagctcagagttagagagctgaaaagcaagtagtgttctggcaattatgtgacacatccagtcactccagcctttatacattacatttttgcctaattatattagaaacattttttattttgcacagcccatctatttacacattttttattttcgcactaaactgttcctttaatttagctATATCCGATATTTTAAGTTTTACACTGCAGGGATAAATATTCATCCATAAGAGAAATGTATAGAACAGAAGTTGCCCCAGTTTTACATTAATTAAATGGAGAATAACGGATAAATCATTCTACAATACAAATCTCATTCTATTTGGTGTCCAATTGTCACTTTCTTCTCCAGCCTGTCTGACTGTCACATTTCTACTAGTTTGTTTTACTTTCCTATTGTTTTGTCTTTTCTCTATGCTGCCACCTTGTGTTCATTTTGCTGTACACTACCCCCTTATTTTTGTCAGTTGGAAACCTTGTGATACTGCTCCTCCCCTTTTCTCCCATATTCTGAATGCGGACACTTGAACCCTTTAACGCTTTAGGAATAATCATGTAGCAGTTTTAACTTCAGCACGGTCAGCAATGTAGTGGTGCACCGattggtatacaggtatgggacctattatccagaatgcctggtgttttccaggtaatggatctttctgtaatgtggatcttcataccttcagtctactagaaaatcatgtaaacataaaacacactaggctggttttccttccaataaggattaattattttagttgggatcaagtactgttttattattactgagaaaaaggaaaaaaaaaaaaaaatgtcattatttggataatatggagtctatgggaggctgccttttcagtaattcagaggttttctggattatgggtttcctgataacagatcccatacatgtacaccTTTTGTAGATGGTTTCTAGGACGAACATAAACGGGTGGTTTGCTTCAccttcacttttagtatgttataagaaTGTTCTATTCTTAGCaacaaattaaaaccagttgcaaaccGTTTTAGCATATCAATGTCTATGTCACACTAAAAGGCAGTTTTTCTGTGGTTAGTTCTAATATCACACACTGATAAATCtcactttttattaaaggggtggttcaccttcaggttaacttttagtatgttatataattaccaattctaagcaaattttcaattggtcattatttatttttatagtttatgaattatttgccttctcctatcattcaaaagggggtcactgaccccatctaaaatcaaatcctctctaaagctacacattttttaactttttattactcctctttctgttccaaccctcccctattaatattccatattctcattcaaatcaatgcatggttgctagggtaatttggaacccagcaaccaaattgctgacactgcaaactggagctgctgaataaaaagccaaataaccacaaataataaaaaatgaaagtcaattgcaaattgtcttagaatatggCTCCAtggatcatactaaaagttaactcaaaggtgaacaacccctttaattcctatgggatttttagtgtTGTATTTATCACCGgagttcaccttttgataaatatgcttttaaatataccataggaatgaatagaaaatgagcaAGTTTTTCTGTTgggagttctaatctcacactgataaaactgcccctaaatgttaaaggcAAACAATCCCTTTTACTAAACAGGCATTTTGGTGCTGTTTTGATGTTGCGTGAATATAAAATTCAGCTTCATAAGATCATGACACCATGCAAGAATTACTCCTTTgcaataacattatatataaacaaaataaatacagatctGAATTTGATAGAaagttgctgttttattttttttacaaaaaggatttaatcaaataatccaaagccCATGTCGTCATCAGACTCTTCAGATTCctccttcttttcttcttctttcttttctgtaagaagaaaaataaaatgcctcagtTTTAGACAAACAATGCAACCAACCCCAGCATTTATTTCTGCATACAGTACGAAACAAAGGGGATCTAAACCGATAGAAAATTAATAATTACATTAATTCTGTTTATTAGTGGTTCTTGAGTCTACAAAGGCTATTTACAGGCTTTCTGCTCAACAGCTCTGTATAGTCGGTTAACCCTAAAATTGCTTAATCGCTTTGAGAGCAGTCGagtataaaattgtgaaaatctcaGACAGTAATGAAAACTGCAGACATGTTCCCATTTAAGTATGGTTAAACAAGATGAAAGGAGGTTGAATTTCACAACTACTCAACATTTCTCAACTCTATCAATACAGCATCAAGTATGTCTATATATTTGCATACCTGCTGGTGCAGCTCCTCCGGCGGCTGGAGTAGATGCAGGAGCTGCAGCGGCAGCGCCCCCAGATGGTACAGATGAAAGCTTGGCAAGACCTGAATTAAAGTATACGTTTAGTATTCCAAAATGATCACAAAATAAATTGGCAAAAGGAAATTTCTACACAACAGatgtaaaataaatccaaattttgaCTATATAGTGTAAAAGTGCACTTGCCACAGAAGAGGGAGTGAtattatatacaagtatgggatctattatctagaattcaGTTATCCTGAAAGAATCCAAATGCGGAATTACTATTTGCCAGTTTCTCTTCATTAGTAGTGCCAGaccaggagattagttgcccgaagtagggaagatttgtcgctgggtgtcTAATCtacccaaatgccttcccgtctgCAAGAATGCGAATAGCAAGAGGGATGCCATatatttccgaagtcgccccaaagatGTTCCCTGAGGAAAATTTGGAAATTAGAAGCGGTTCGTATGCCACCCTGCTGTTGAATCCTATTCTTGCCGGttggaaggcatttcggggagattagtcgcccgaaataggggagatttgttgctgggcgactgaTCTCTCCCATCTGCCACTACCCTTAGGGGCCACAAATTAGGCATTAAATGTTCTGCGCAGAGTCCATGGTACGGCACAGTGGAAAGTTTACAGTGAATGGACTACTGCATAAGCTGGAAGCCCAAACACACTGCCTTGCACAAATGCCCTCTACTGCTAATCTTGCAGGGGCCAATGAAGGGACATTCTAAAGGCACCGGTTTAGGCTAGttaaagaaaaaagtggaaaaacggTTAACATTAAATCACATGTGCAACTGGTGATCTGGTTTATTTCTGTGTTGCTTCAATAGAATCAGATGCTAAGAGCTAATTTGATATTAAACACGTTTATGACGTTATACAATATCTCGTCATTGTCATGTCAGGATTTGTTTCATACGTTTCattaagaacaaaataaaaaaatgaacgaTAAGCTGGGTAGCCATTTCATCCATATTTGCAtggtatttaataaataaaccttacCAGAGTTCACAACATCATCAAGATCTTTTCCACCGAGTTCACCAATCacctttcaaaaaacaaaaaagttaggTATATATTCAACTACAACTGCTAAGAAACAAATACTTTACACccaaggcaaaaaacatgttgttAACCCAAAGATACAATTTGAGTATGCTGTAGCCAATGATATTGTTAAACCTACAATACACAGAATCGGCTTATCTTTTAATTGTTGGGTTATATCAGGCTTATATGCAACATGTTGCCTATAGCCAGGTCAAAATGTATTGCAAAGTAATTATCCATGGAGAGCAtatactgttattacattgtccTTAGTGACTTGATTTTCACCAGAATAATAGCTCAACCAACCCGGATTATCTAGTAGTCAGGAAAGATATTTTGGGCAGGCATACAGGAAAATAGGTTGGTTATCAGTCAACTGTTGATGGCAGCGAAAAATAACTCTTGCTTATTTTTAATGGGAttgttttatgtatatgtatagacTAGTATAGAATTTATTATGCAGAATAGTTGGTACCAGAGCAGAGAAAAATGGCAGGTATAATGGGCATGATTTTCTTTACTATACAACTAAAACAGAATTGAGCCAATGCATATGCTCAGTGAGTCAGATATAAGGTCCAATCACACATGTCCAAGCTTCGGCTAATGGATGGGATATATCCAAAAATCAAAGAGAGGTTTTCATTAATTCTACACTCCGGTCAAACaaataaaggggacctgtcacccaaaaaaattattcaaaatcctattttatcacattagtcaagcaaaatgaactttaattacactgtataaattatttgaatcttgttcccttcagtctgggaattcataattataacaactgtttttaaggcaagtcttgtatcatctcagaatcttgtttgtgcaccagaatgggggacctgatgtccatccccatgcactggctacacaattaaatggtaaagagaactgggggaatgtggggagagcaatgacatctaggaagtgctgaatggaaagtgaaagtaattgtctgccccacctctatgcccatggcatagaggaggggcagacaatatttgattgacagctgagatttttaaatgagttttcaacagctatgaatgctttaataaaaaatagaaattggatttcatgtttaatttgaaaatgacttattatacagatttgtgtgtctgggtgacaggtccactttaaggttttttttattaatattttgttaaCAACACATCCCAATAGAGCTTGCTTACAACTTTGTATATTTCACGTGAAAAAACAAACACTGGAGTGTACCATTATCCTTAACATTCTTATAGTAGAATTGTGTATGTCACATTTCTATTTGCAGACTCACCTTTTTGACACGTTCATCATCTGCATCAATGCCAACGCTTTTTAAGATGCTTTTAATATCGCCGGCTGAGgggctggttttgccaccaagGGCAGCAAGTAGGTAAGCGGCCACGTAACGCATTCTAGGAAGCAACAAACGAATAAATATCTGGATTAAAAACTTAAATAGAAATCCTGCCAAAGTTCAAAGTTATGTTGCtcagaatatattatttaattctcTTAGGGTGTTTAGAAACACCTTGTTGTTCAGTCTTAATATTAGCAGTGGAAAATAtttcctactacaggtatgggatccgttattcagaaacccattatccagaaagctacaaattacagaatggccatctctcagactccatttcatccaaacaatccaatgtttaaaaatgatttccctttttctctgtaataataaaacagtagcttgtacttcattggaaccaagatataattacagaaacccccattttacgtttttcaggggaccagagaaaaaaggtgtaaaatccaggaaaatgtaaaatcagggaaatatattatgcataaatatatagatgggaccacaaaaaaaaaaaaattgtaaaattagggaaaacgggatgtaatgtttacataacttaatagtagacttagggtcaggatacaggcagatttggggagattagtcgcccggtgacaaatctcttcttcgggcgactaatctcccaaactgcctcccctgccagcTAAAATTTAAactgccagcgggatggcactcgttttccgaagtcaatcccattggcgatttacattttagccggaggGAAagcaggggaagcagtttggggagataagtcaccccgaagaagagatttgtcgatgggcaactaatctccccgaatctgcccgtgtgctctgacgcttaaagtatggagatccaaattatggaaagatcattaTCCGGaaaggataacaggtcccatacctgtactagcagcAACAGTAGcgaagattttattaaaaaatatacaaccCTTCACTCCCATAATTCCTACTCTATTTCTCTTATCCACCACAGCCATTTTGTGGTTGAAACCTGACCCTAGTGGGGCAGTGGAACATCTCTCACAAGCAAGCAATCATGCAGAAGGAAAATACTGCTGCTAAACTTAAACTACAtgctaggaatgcactgaatccaggattccgtaggattcgaattcggccgaatccctgtgcctggcctaaccgaatgctaatttgcatatgcaaattgtgggcagggCAGGATTCctcatgacttttcatcacaaaacaaggaagtaaaccaattttttcccactttttccttttctgacattaatttgcatatgcaaattagtattcggttcgg
Proteins encoded:
- the XB5843130.S gene encoding uncharacterized protein LOC100049136 — protein: MRYVAAYLLAALGGKTSPSAGDIKSILKSVGIDADDERVKKVIGELGGKDLDDVVNSGLAKLSSVPSGGAAAAAPASTPAAGGAAPAEKKEEEKKEESEESDDDMGFGLFD